The Streptococcus sp. VT 162 genome has a window encoding:
- a CDS encoding acyl carrier protein: protein MAVFEKVQEIIVEELGKDASEVTLESTFDDLDADSLDLFQVISEIEDAFDIQIEAEDNLKTVGDLVAYVEEQTK, encoded by the coding sequence ATGGCAGTATTTGAAAAAGTACAAGAAATTATCGTTGAAGAACTTGGGAAAGACGCATCAGAAGTAACACTTGAATCTACTTTTGATGATTTGGATGCAGATTCATTGGACTTGTTCCAAGTAATCTCTGAAATCGAAGATGCTTTCGATATCCAAATCGAAGCAGAAGATAACTTGAAAACAGTTGGTGACTTGGTTGCCTACGTTGAAGAGCAAACAAAATAA